A single Plasmodium sp. gorilla clade G2 genome assembly, chromosome: 7 DNA region contains:
- a CDS encoding transcription initiation factor IIA subunit 1, putative, which yields MSLLSDSDLKEIHKKIIDSTIKNCGQFYNARILEAIKTRWIKIYEQKLRNKELGLASNKKENKNSKIQLSDDFDDDEFEDADVEEKEIVEFQEEVENDPAEEDELNDLDNISISDLSDVDPETNNIIIGVCDKISKPCGRRNVGSNWKIKLKGGLMKIDGKEMFFHGLQGELEF from the exons atgtcttTATTAAGTGATTCTGATTTAAAGGAAATTCATAAAAAGATTATTGACA GCACAATAAAAAATTGTGGTCAGTTTTATAATGCAAGAATATTGGAAGCAATAAAAACG aggtggataaaaatatatgagcAAAAATTAAGAAACAAG GAACTTGGATTAGCCTC gaACAAAAAGGAAAACAAAAATAGCAAAATACAATTAAGCG acgATTTTGATGATGACGAATTTGAAGATGCCGATgttgaagaaaaagaaatagtaGAGT TTCAAGAAGAAGTTGAAAATGATCCAGCGGAAGAAG ATGAATTAAATGATCTGGACAATATTTCCATAAGTGATTTAAGTGACGTTGACCCAGAaactaataatataataataggaGTTTGTGATAAG atATCTAAACCTTGTGGTAGAAGAAATGTTGGAAGTAACTGGAAAATTAAACTTAAAGGTGGACTTATGAAg ATTGATGGGAAGGAAATGTTTTTTCACGGCTTACAAGGAGAATTGGAATTTTAA
- a CDS encoding cysteine desulfurase, which translates to MLRGHRCLYMYLFFIFLPFSFCYIRNNDNRSMYIVKSIRKNPNIKLRLTKDEKPYIDNHIIDYFKNVREHFPFFKENNSLIYFDSAATTHKPSCVIEKMSEFYKKENSNIHRGIYKLSQNATNNYENVRETIREYINCEKNDNIIFTNGSTYGLNIVCKMIMDEIIKREEDEIYLSYLEHHSNIVPWQEYINKEKKGRIKYISLNKSGYINIKKLISNINENTKVISICHASNVIGNIQNIEKIIKKIKKVNPNIIIIIDASQSFAHIKYDIKKMKKNKSCPDILITSGHKFCASLGTGFIFINKEISSKYKFKPLLYGSNIITDVCKYKSKFVTSLSELLESGTQNIAGILSMGISLEFLKKINWNYVYQYEMYLYDLLIYYMKEYFKNHFIQLPNLNLSNNKENLNYKSNMQKQDQINIYNNNQPNYINDHNIKQSKQTEYLHSEEDMLKIYIHDTRKYRLKKIGILPLWSNKFSSFDLITFLDFKNICIRAGHHCASLLHKYYLKVSDTSRISIYFYNTPEEIKYLAQHIASTSFMLNKIKNK; encoded by the exons ATGTTAAGAGGCCATAGATGTCTCtacatgtatttattttttatatttcttcctttttctttttgctatataagaaataatgataatcGTTCTATGTATATTGTGAAATCGATACGAAAGAATCCTAATATAAAGTTAAGATTGACAAAAGATGAAAAGCCATATATAGATAATCATATAAtagattattttaaaaatgtaagagaacattttcctttttttaagGAAAATAATTCGTTGATATATTTTGACAGCGCAGCTACAACTCACAAACCAAGTTGTGTGATAGAG AAAATGAGTGAGTTTTATAAGAAGGAGAACTCTAATATTCATCGAGGGATTTACAAGCTAAGTCAGAATGCcacaaataattatgaaaatgtaAGAGAGACCATAAGAGAGTATATAAATTGTgagaaaaatgataatataatttttacgAATGGAAGTACATATGGTTTAAATATTGTATGTAAAATGATAATGgatgaaataattaaaagagaagaagatgaaatatatttatcatatttagaACATCATTCAAATATAGTTCCATGgcaagaatatataaataaagaaaagaaaggtagaataaaatatatttctttaaataaaagtggttatataaatataaaaaaattaattagtaatattaatgaaaatacaaAAGTAATATCAATATGTCATGCATCTAATGTAATTGGTAATATccaaaatattgaaaaaataataaaaaaaataaaaaaagtaaatcctaatataattataataatagatGCATCTCAAAGTTTTgctcatataaaatatgatataaagaaaatgaaaaaaaataaatcttgtccagatatattaataacatCTGGTCATAAATTCTGTGCATCATTAGGTACaggttttatttttataaataaagaaatatcatcaaaatataaatttaagcCATTGTTATATGGTAGTAATATAATAACTGATGTATGcaaatataaatcaaaatttGTTACATCTTTATCAGAATTATTAGAATCAGGAACACAAAATATTGCTGGAATATTATCTATGGGCATATCTcttgaatttttaaaaaaaattaattggAACTATGTATATCAATAtgaaatgtatttatatgatttgttaatatattatatgaaagaaTATTTCAAAAATCATTTTATTCAATTACCTAATCTAAACTTATCTAACAATAAAGAAAATCTTAATTACAAATCGAATATGCAAAAACAGGAtcaaataaacatatataataacaatcaacccaattatataaatgatcataatataaaacagTCTAAACAAACAGAATATCTTCATTCAGAAGAAGatatgttaaaaatatatatacatgacACAAGAAAATATCGTCTTAAAAAAATTGGTATATTACCATTATGGTCAAATAAATTCTCTTCTTTTGATTTGATTACTTTTTtagattttaaaaatatatgtataagaGCAGGTCATCATTGTGCTTCCTTactacataaatattatttaaaagttTCAGATACATCAagaatatctatatatttttataacacaCCAGAGGAAATCAAATATTTGGCACAACATATTGCCTCAACATCATTCatgttaaataaaattaaaaataaataa